In one window of Pseudodesulfovibrio sediminis DNA:
- a CDS encoding replication-associated recombination protein A, with protein sequence MKLEIEENQPLADRIRPATLDDFVGQGHIRNRIEAFTHSKRMPSLLLFGPPGCGKSTLAMLLAHMTGKKFLRVSAPEAGLTALRKMLPGQDILILDELHRFSKAQQDFFLPILESGEITLLATTTENPSFSVTRQLLSRLHVLRLRQLSREELLDVSVRGAKELGVDLEEDSHKMLAAMAGGDARTLLNLLEYTAELPKDKRCPECLRESLPEILVRGDRDGDSHYELVSALIKSIRGSDPDAALYYLACLIESGEDPRFITRRLIISASEDVGLGDPTALSHAVACHQAVEAIGMPEGFIPMSQTAVYLALAPKSNSTYGAYRTAQKEVRENGAKPVPLHLRNATTSLQREWGYGRGYLYPHNFPKSWADQDYLPSDLSGRKFYHPKDQGTEPKLLSWLRQFKKQR encoded by the coding sequence ATGAAACTGGAAATAGAAGAAAATCAACCTCTTGCTGATCGAATTCGTCCTGCCACACTGGATGATTTTGTTGGGCAGGGGCATATTCGAAACAGAATAGAGGCATTTACTCACTCCAAGAGGATGCCCAGTCTTTTGCTGTTTGGTCCCCCCGGATGCGGCAAGTCGACCCTGGCAATGTTGTTGGCACACATGACCGGAAAGAAATTTTTGCGTGTCAGCGCCCCGGAAGCAGGGTTGACCGCACTGCGCAAGATGCTGCCCGGGCAGGATATTCTTATCCTTGATGAGTTGCATCGTTTTTCCAAGGCCCAACAGGATTTCTTCCTCCCCATTCTTGAAAGCGGCGAAATTACTCTGTTGGCTACGACTACGGAAAATCCGTCGTTCAGCGTCACCCGTCAACTCCTCTCGCGGCTCCATGTTTTGCGTTTGCGTCAACTCAGCCGAGAAGAACTTTTGGATGTCAGCGTGCGTGGTGCCAAGGAACTCGGTGTTGATCTCGAAGAAGACAGCCATAAGATGCTGGCCGCCATGGCTGGTGGTGACGCTCGTACTCTGCTGAATTTACTTGAGTATACTGCTGAACTTCCCAAGGATAAACGATGCCCTGAGTGCCTGCGCGAGTCGCTGCCGGAGATACTTGTCCGGGGCGATCGGGATGGTGACTCGCATTATGAGCTTGTCTCGGCGTTGATTAAATCCATTCGGGGCAGCGATCCTGATGCAGCGCTCTACTATCTTGCCTGTCTCATCGAAAGCGGTGAGGATCCGCGTTTCATCACGCGTCGTCTGATTATTTCTGCTTCCGAAGATGTGGGACTGGGCGACCCAACTGCCTTGAGTCATGCAGTGGCCTGCCACCAGGCTGTTGAAGCCATCGGCATGCCCGAAGGGTTTATTCCCATGTCGCAAACAGCTGTATATCTTGCGTTGGCGCCCAAATCGAACTCAACATATGGAGCGTATCGGACTGCCCAAAAGGAAGTGCGGGAAAATGGCGCCAAGCCGGTTCCTCTTCATTTGCGCAATGCAACGACATCCCTGCAGCGCGAGTGGGGATATGGTCGAGGCTATCTCTATCCTCATAATTTTCCCAAATCCTGGGCTGATCAGGATTACCTGCCTAGTGATTTGTCAGGAAGAAAATTCTATCATCCCAAAGACCAGGGAACAGAACCAAAACTGCTATCCTGGTTAAGACAATTCAAGAAACAGCGATAA
- a CDS encoding CgeB family protein: MNTLRILVVLPLYGGSLPIGRYVASALQQEGHLVETFEAPDFYPAYDSLDALKVTTDRLDYLQNSFLNVVSQAVLAKVESFEPDMVLSMAQAPLNRQALKRLRRDGVVTAMWFVEDHTLFTYWKSFAPLYDIFAVIQKGQFFKDLESIGQPNAVYLPLAAQPDFHQPVDLTPVEKRKFGSDVSFMGAGYANRRKAFRDLVKYDFKLWGTEWDGDHVLAPLLQLKGARVTPEECVKIFNATKINLNLHSSIQAEELVTFGDFVNPRTFELAACGAFQLVDKRTLLDKAFAEDELATFSSMDDLIEKIDYYSTQPEKRKAIAERGRARVLADHTYTHRMRTLIEFTAERIPGWPKPKKQSSVFNTDYPPELAEDIKKLLGKLRLPEDVSFEDLVWAVRQQEGKLSDLDTAILFLDEWQKLYKKTGAIS; encoded by the coding sequence ATGAACACTTTGAGAATACTGGTTGTTCTTCCACTGTACGGCGGCTCTTTGCCCATTGGGCGATATGTTGCCTCGGCTCTTCAACAGGAGGGCCACCTTGTCGAAACTTTTGAAGCACCGGATTTTTACCCTGCCTACGATTCACTGGACGCTCTCAAGGTGACAACGGATCGACTGGATTATTTACAGAATTCCTTTTTGAACGTCGTCAGTCAGGCCGTTCTTGCCAAAGTGGAGTCTTTTGAGCCGGATATGGTTCTGTCCATGGCTCAAGCGCCTCTCAATCGTCAGGCACTTAAACGACTCAGACGTGACGGAGTGGTGACGGCGATGTGGTTTGTCGAAGATCATACACTCTTCACATACTGGAAGTCGTTTGCACCGTTGTATGATATCTTTGCAGTCATTCAAAAAGGACAATTTTTCAAAGATCTTGAGTCAATAGGTCAACCCAATGCCGTCTACCTGCCATTGGCAGCCCAGCCCGACTTCCATCAGCCCGTTGATCTGACCCCAGTGGAAAAACGCAAATTCGGATCGGACGTGTCATTCATGGGAGCAGGGTATGCCAATCGACGTAAGGCGTTTCGTGATCTGGTCAAATATGATTTTAAACTGTGGGGTACCGAATGGGACGGAGATCATGTGCTGGCACCACTTCTTCAACTCAAAGGGGCTCGCGTAACGCCCGAAGAATGTGTGAAAATTTTTAATGCCACAAAGATCAATCTCAATTTGCATTCGAGCATTCAGGCGGAGGAACTGGTGACTTTCGGCGACTTCGTCAATCCTCGTACCTTTGAGTTGGCGGCCTGTGGCGCTTTTCAATTGGTGGATAAACGAACCTTGCTTGACAAGGCGTTTGCTGAGGATGAGCTTGCGACATTCTCAAGTATGGATGATCTTATTGAAAAGATTGATTATTATTCAACTCAACCAGAAAAACGTAAGGCCATCGCTGAACGTGGAAGGGCACGCGTTCTTGCTGACCACACCTACACACATCGTATGCGCACACTCATTGAATTCACGGCTGAACGTATACCAGGATGGCCAAAACCAAAGAAACAGTCATCCGTTTTCAACACAGATTACCCGCCTGAATTGGCTGAGGACATTAAAAAGCTACTTGGTAAACTCCGTTTGCCGGAAGATGTCTCATTTGAAGATTTAGTATGGGCTGTTCGACAACAGGAGGGCAAACTCTCCGATCTGGATACGGCAATTCTGTTCCTTGATGAGTGGCAGAAGCTCTATAAAAAAACGGGAGCAATTTCTTAA